Proteins encoded together in one Epinephelus lanceolatus isolate andai-2023 chromosome 4, ASM4190304v1, whole genome shotgun sequence window:
- the lyrm9 gene encoding LYR motif-containing protein 9, with amino-acid sequence MLPLVGAELTPVQLYRHLLRCCRKLPTPAMQQHYRHAIRQGYNSHSDEDDPERIQMIIQRAIADAEWILNKYKKKE; translated from the exons ATGCTGCCTTTAGTTGGAGCTGAGCTGACACCAGTGCAGCTCTATCGACATCTCCTCAGGTGCTGCAGGAAATTACCAACCCCAGCAATGCAGCAGCACTATCGACATGCCATAAGACAG GGTTACAACAGTCACTCAGATGAAGACGACCCAGAGAGGATACAAATGATAATCCAAAGGGCTATTGCAGATGCAGAGTGGATTCTTAATAAA TACAAGAAGAAGGAGTGA
- the LOC117260166 gene encoding uncharacterized protein LOC117260166, with the protein MQQRQQRDTKSCSNMTGRENLMTLLLLSGLLLKVVTCKKDAVFVYSRLRGNALLPCINPVSPDCSLITWTFYKGGRVRYTEEVIRGQVRAESDKSSRMSITSNCSLILRELIVDDAGSYVCVMHGQALTDVYLSLLTITSPSTITDLQPGGTLTLSCILFTYYDVGSCKSYSSMFNLSWAAEDGSMLPKDTRYAQIAHTRCNITLVTKLQGEDNNRKWRCQVNAADNSRATFLDFTSTFLFQPPSTAQTLIPSETIDCPVQLPISRIVLCAALPVMVLIVGFFTWKGDRKRAKLAAAGIELQEIN; encoded by the exons ATGCAGCAGCgacagcagagagacacaaagagctGCTCAAACATGACAGGCAGAGAAAACCTCATGACACTTCTGCTGCTGTCCGGTCTGCTTCTAAAAG TTGTGACATGCAAAAAGGATGCCGTGTTTGTGTACAGCAGACTTAGAGGTAATGCCCTCCTGCCATGTATCAACCCGGTTTCCCCAGACTGCTCCTTGATCACCTGGACCTTCTACAAAGGCGGCCGGGTGCGGTACACCGAGGAGGTCATCAGGGGTCAGGTGAGGGCGGAGTCAGACAAGTCCAGCCGCATGTCCATCACATCCAACTGCTCACTCATCCTCCGTGAACTCATTGTCGACGACGCCGGCTCCTACGTCTGCGTGATGCATGGACAAGCCCTCACTGATGTTTACCTCTCTCTCCTCACCATCACTTCACCCTCCACCATCACTGACCTGCAGCCTGGAGGAACCCTCACTCTGAGCTGTATCCTCTTCACCTACTATGATGTTGGGAGCTGCAAGTCATACTCCAGCATGTTCAACCTCAGCTGGGCAGCTGAGGACGGTTCTATGCTGCCCAAAGACACCAG GTATGCGCAGATTGCCCACACTCGCTGTAACATCACTCTGGTCACAAAACTCCAGGGGGAAGACAACAACAGGAAGTGGAGGTGTCAAGTCAACGCAGCAGATAACAGCAGGGCAACATTTCTAGACTTCACATCTACATTTTTGTTCCAACCTCCTTCCACTGCCCAGACTCTGATTCCTTCAGAAACCATCGACTGTCCAGTCCAGCTGCCCATCAGCCGCATCGTGCTCTGTGCCGCTCTGCCAGTCATGGTGTTAATTGTGGGATTCTTCACATGGAAAGGAGATCGTAAGAGGGCCAAACTAGCTGCAGCTGGCATCGAACTTCAGGAGATTAACTGA